A stretch of the Lolium perenne isolate Kyuss_39 chromosome 3, Kyuss_2.0, whole genome shotgun sequence genome encodes the following:
- the LOC127343743 gene encoding anthocyanidin 5,3-O-glucosyltransferase-like, with translation MKKTVVLYPGVGVGHLVPMVELAKVFLKHGAAVVVALVDPETKSTDFSDAVARAKTSNPSVDFHVLPPPPPAPVDSSNSQVASTKHHLTKISQFLTAMNAPLRDFLRSLPSVDALILDMFCVDAQDVAAELKLPVYYFYASGAAALAIFLNLPSMVAGSTAKMNELGDSVITLPGVPPFKASDLPNELTGGGGALPIIVGMFDRMSRADGILINSFDSLEPRAVRALRDGLCVPDHATPPVYCIGPLVSAGGGGVEHECTTWLDAQPDKSVVFLSFGSLGNFSAKQLLEIAVGLEKSGERFLWVVRSPRSPDFKYGDPLPEPDLDALLPEGFLERTKDRGFVVKSWAPQVEVLRHRATGAFVTHCGWNSTLEGITAGLPLLCWPLYAEQRVNKVQIVEEMKLGVEMRGYNQEVVKAQEVEEKVRWVMASEGGKALRARAAAAKEGAAEALKEGGSSYSAFVQFLQNLDTATPAAGLK, from the coding sequence ATGAAGAAAACCGTGGTGCTGTACCCTGGCGTCGGCGTCGGCCACCTGGTGCCCATGGTCGAGCTCGCCAAGGTGTTCCTCAAGCACGGCGCGGCCGTCGTCGTGGCGCTCGTCGACCCAGAGACCAAGTCCACGGACTTCTCGGACGCGGTCGCCCGCGCCAAGACCTCCAACCCCTCCGTCGACTTCCAcgtcctgccgccgccgccgcccgcgcccgTGGACTCATCAAACTCCCAAGTCGCGTCCACGAAGCACCACCTCACCAAGATATCCCAGTTCCTCACCGCCATGAACGCGCCCCTCCGCGACTTCCTCCGGTCGCTGCCCTCCGTCGACGCGCTCATCCTCGACATGTTCTGCGTCGACGCCCAGGACGTCGCGGCCGAGCTCAAGCTGCCGGTCTACTACTTCTACGCGTCAggcgccgccgccctcgccatcTTCCTCAACCTGCCGAGCATGGTCGCCGGCAGCACTGCGAAGATGAATGAGCTCGGCGACTCCGTGATCACCCTCCCGGGCGTTCCTCCGTTCAAGGCTTCGGACTTACCGAACGAActtaccggcggcggcggggcactACCGATCATCGTAGGCATGTTCGACAGAATGTCTCGTGCCGACGGGATTCTCATCAATTCGTTCGACTCGCTGGAGCCGCGCGCGGTGCGCGCTCTGAGGGACGGACTCTGCGTCCCTGATCATGCCACGCCGCCGGTCTACTGCATTGGGCCTTTGGTCTCGGCCGGAGGTGGAGGCGTGGAGCACGAGTGCACCACGTGGCTGGACGCGCAGCCAGACAAGAGCGTAGTGTTTCTCTCCTTCGGCAGCCTGGGCAACTTCTCCGCCAAGCAGCTTCTCGAGATCGCGGTCGGGCTCGAGAAATCAGGGGAGAGGTTTCTGTGGGTTGTCCGGAGCCCGCGCAGCCCAGACTTCAAGTACGGCGATCCGCTGCCGGAGCCCGACCTCGACGCGCTCCTGCCGGAAGGCTTCTTGGAGAGGACCAAGGACAGAGGGTTCGTCGTCAAGTCCTGGGCGCCGCAGGTGGAGGTGCTCCGCCACAGGGCCACCGGGGCGTTCGTCACGCACTGCGGCTGGAACTCGACGCTCGAGGGCATCACCGCAGGGCTTCCGCTGCTCTGCTGGCCGCTCTACGCGGAGCAGAGGGTCAACAAGGTGCAGATAGTGGAGGAGATGAAGCTCGGGGTGGAGATGAGAGGCTACAACCAGGAGGTGGTTAAGGCccaggaggtggaggagaaagtcAGGTGGGTCATGGCGTCCGAGGGCGGCAAGGCGCTCagggcgcgggcggcggcggccaaggAAGGAGCAGCCGAAGCGCTCAAAGAAGGGGGCTCGTCTTACTCGGCGTTTGTTCAGTTCCTCCAGAATCTGGATACTGCAACCCCTGCAGCAGGATTGAAGTGA
- the LOC127343741 gene encoding UDP-glycosyltransferase 88A1, producing the protein MKQTMVLYPGAGVSHVGAMTELANAFLKHGYDVTMVMIEPPFESSDSGASAIQRIAASNPSINFHILPALPAPDFAASSKHPFLLLLQLFLEYNELFEEFLRSFPRRRLHSVVLDMFCVHALDVCVKLGIPVYTFFASGASCLSVLTQFPALIASRRTGLKELGDTPLDFLGVPPMPASHLIKELLEHPEDELCKAMTNIWKCNTETMGVLVNTFESLESRAVQSLRDPLCVPGRVLPPVYCVGPLVSEGAKGGDGTERNECLAWLDSQPDRSVVFLCFGSKGTVSAEQLKEIAAGLERSGKRFLWSVRTPAGSQDAKKYLEVRPEPDLDALMPEGFLERTKDRGLVIKSWAPQVDVLRHRATGAFVTHCGWNSVLEAVSAGVPMLCWPLDAEQKMNKVCMTEDMGVAVELDGYMTGFVKAEEVEAKVRLVIEDEDGRQLRARVAARKQEAEAALEEGGSSRAAFVQFLLDVDSI; encoded by the coding sequence ATGAAGCAGACCATGGTCCTTTACCCCGGCGCCGGCGTCAGTCATGTCGGCGCCATGACGGAGCTCGCCAACGCCTTCCTCAAGCATGGCTACGATGTCACTATGGTGATGATCGAGCCGCCCTTCGAGTCGTCCGACTCCGGCGCCAGCGCCATCCAGCGCATTGCCGCCTCCAACCCGTCCATCAATTTCCACATCTTACCGGCACTCCCAGCCCCCGACTTCGCCGCCTCCAGCAAGCACCCTTTTCTACTCCTTCTCCAGCTCTTTCTTGAGTACAACGAGTTGTTCGAAGAATTCCTCCGCTCCTTCCCCCGGAGACGCTTGCACTCCGTTGTCCTCGACATGTTCTGCGTCCACGCTCTCGACGTCTGCGTGAAGCTCGGCATCCCGGTCTACACGTTCTTCGCCTCAGGTGCCTCGTGCCTGTCCGTCCTGACCCAGTTCCCTGCGCTCATAGCCAGCAGGCGGACTGGCCTGAAGGAGCTTGGGGACACGCCGCTTGATTTCCTAGGTGTTCCGCCCATGCCGGCGTCACATCTCATCAAGGAGCTGCTGGAGCACCCGGAGGACGAGCTGTGCAAGGCGATGACCAACATCTGGAAGTGCAACACCGAGACGATGGGCGTTCTCGTGAACACGTTCGAGTCGCTGGAGAGCCGGGCGGTGCAGTCGCTCAGGGACCCGCTCTGTGTCCCCGGCAGGGTCCTGCCTCCGGTCTACTGCGTTGGGCCGTTGGTTAGCGAGGGCGCGAAGGGCGGCGACGGCACGGAGAGGAACGAGTGCCTCGCGTGGCTCGATTCACAGCCGGACCGCAGCGTCGTGTTCCTCTGCTTCGGAAGCAAGGGCACGGTCTCCGCGGAGCAGCTCAAGGAGATAGCCGCTGGCCTGGAGAGGTCCGGGAAGCGGTTCCTATGGTCCGTGCGCACGCCGGCCGGAAGCCAGGACGCGAAGAAATACTTGGAGGTGCGCCCTGAGCCGGACCTTGATGCGCTCATGCCGGAGGGGTTCCTAGAGCGGACAAAGGACAGGGGCCTCGTCATCAAGTCGTGGGCGCCGCAGGTGGACGTGCTCCGCCACCGCGCGACCGGCGCGTTTGTGACACACTGTGGGTGGAACTCGGTGCTTGAAGCCGTCTCCGCGGGCGTCCCGATGTTGTGTTGGCCGCTGGACGCGGAGCAAAAGATGAACAAGGTGTGCATGACAGAGGACATGGGCGTCGCGGTGGAGTTGGATGGGTACATGACTGGTTTTGTGAAGGCAGAGGAGGTGGAGGCCAAGGTGAGGCTGGTGATAGAGGACGAGGATGGGAGGCAGCTTAGGGCGCGGGTGGCTGCTCGCAAACAGGAGGCAGAGGCGGCGCTGGAGGAAGGGGGCTCGTCAAGGGCGGCGTTCGTTCAGTTTCTCTTGGATGTGGACAGTATCTGA